The segment atcacagggCTCTTCAGAAGAGGTTGAGGGAGGcggaagagagggtgagagacacagagatgtgAGGATGGAGGCAGACACAGAGAGATGCTATTTTGCTGTCTCTGAAGAGGGAGCAAGGGGTCCACAAGCCCAAGGGTGGCCCCTGGAagcagaaaaggcaaggaaacatttCTCCCCAGAACCTCCAGAAAGGACGACAGCCCCGGCAAccccttgattttagcccagggaAGCTGATTTTGGGATTCTAGCCTGTGGAACTATAAGATAGTAAATGTGTGTTGTAAGCCACCGATCTTGCAGTGATTTGTTACACCAGCAGTCGGTAACTAATACAGCAGAGATGCACCAAGCACCTGTCAAGTCCAAGCTCTCCTGTGATCACTGAGATCCAAGGACACCAGGGGAGAGGGCTGCTCTGGAGGTTACCCCAACAGCCAGCTTACAACAAAGGTCAGTTGGATGAAACGGCTCTGACATGACTTTGACCTTGGCTCCAGGACTGAACATGTCTCTTGCGGGCTACATGTTTCCTTGTTCGACACGGTTCACTTTTTAATTAGCCAATTAGCAGGCCTTGGGTGCGGAAGGCCCAGGCCATGTATTATTGATACAGTATTGAGCCAGGCCGCTTACAGGGGCTGGGGCTCCAAACCTGAGAACGAGAACTCCAGTCTCTGCTGGCCGTGCTGATGAACAGATTTTGCTCAAAAGGCTGATCTGCTCTCCTGGTCTGAAACTGGGTCTGAAACTCACATGACAGAGCAAAGAAGGAAGACGGATTGATTTCAAGACAGGTTTGCTCTGGGCCCTTCTTCCAATGTTCACATCCCCAGTGATTAAGAAATACCCAGACTTCATCGCTTTCCCCATTTAAGACAGGAAAACTGGTCACTGTCCTGGCATGGTCAGAGTGGTTGTCAGATGCTGACCAAAAAACCCAGCATGTATGAAAACAGCACCTTAGTTTTGTGTGGCTAAGTATTGTTTCCCTTGGAATTTTCAGAATGTCTTCCCTTTGGCCATGGTCAGTCCTACATAGCACTAGAAAGGGGTGCCGAGTCCAGTTCAGAAGTTATAATATAATTTTGTGTACTGATGTCTGGTGTCAAAACAGTTGCCTTTAAACTCTTGGTGATGGCCCCTGATATGCTGTTGGGTCCCCATTGTGAAGGTATTGAAGACAGACCTCAGCTTGAATCCTTGCTCGGCCTCTTCCTGGGTAAGttaccccagcccctcccagccttAGCATCCTGACCTATGAAACAGACACTAACAGTACCTGTGTCGTGCTACTTAGGGTTGTCCTGAGGTTTGAATGACAGCATGTAAATAACATGCTTAGCACAGGACCCCGCACACAGCGATGCCTTAAACAGTGTTAGCTATTATCACCATtacttcttttttgtttagtttttttttttttctttttgctgatgtggagcatttttaaagtctttattgaatttgttacaacattgttttgattttttcgccacgaggcatgtgggatcttagttacttaatcagggattggacctgtatctcttgcattggaagatgaagtcttaaccattggacctccaaggaagtgCCATCATtacatcttaaaaaattaaaatagcggAAAAAAGTTGCTAGAAGGAGTAATGGGCCACAGGATGTCAAGATTGTAGAGATTATCAAGACTGTAGAGATCTGAGACCATGGTAAAGCCAGAGCCCCAGTCGGGAAGGAACCAGGATGGGGGGCGTCTATGAGAGAGATGATAAAACTCCATTTAGACAGGTATGTGCTGGGAGATCTGGTTCTGGAAAGGAGAACGGAAGGGACTCCCCGAAGGCTGTTGGTGTGAAGTGCATCTGTGGCTACACTGTCCACGCACCACAGCGGtgttcctccttcctctctgcccttCTCTATGGAGAATACTTCCTCTTCACCGCCAGCGGGAAAATCCAAACACATGATGAAAAAGCATGTCGATTAGCACCTGAGGGCACTACCTGAGTGTCGCCTGGGATCGGAGTTTCCGAGCCAAGGCGACCAGGAGTGGGAGCCTGCCCGCTCATCTCTGGCCCTGTGGCGGGCTCGCTCGGAAGCAAATCCAGGCAAACAGCTGCCTTGAGGTGTTGCCAGTGGGCACGGGAAGAAGCGGGAGGGAGTTTAAAACCCACTCTGAGCCGTCCCACACCCCATCCTGGTTTCAACTTTGTAATTTTTTGAACACACTTCAGCCCTGCTGGCACTGGGGACCACGCGGGGCAGGGCAGAGGTCTAGACCAGGAGAAAGAAGACTGATGAAACAAAACCCAGGCTTTTACCTTCATCTCTGCCTCGGGGGCTGGGGCGTCACTGGCTCGAGGGAAGAGCAACAGAATGGCTGTGACGATCAGAGCACCGAGGAACACGAAAATGACAGAGAACCTGCGGCCCAAAGACAGGGAGTTAAAAGCACGGCTTAGCGTCCTCTGCAATCGTTAGGCTGGGCCTGGCTTTTCCCTGGGGTCCATATTCCGTCTCAGTCCATTAACAGGGCCCAGTGTGCTGCCCCAGCACCACGGGAATTCAGAAACGTTTCCCCTTCCTCCCAAAGCCCATCTTCCCAGATAGGTACTAGCGGGATGCATTCCTGTTATTCCTGGGAATTCCAAGTTCCTAAGAATGGGAATTGgtgggatttttaaattttatttttaattggaggataactgctttacaatgctgtgttggtttctaacatacaacaaggtgaatcacttatatgtacacatatttcccctccctcttaagcctcccacccacccccatctcacccctctaggtcagcGCAGAGCAccgagctgggctccctgtgttattcaGCAGGTTCCCACGAGTCagctttatacacagtagtgtatgtACGTCAATCGTACCCTGTCAGGAATAGGTAGTTTTTATTTTGACCTCTGTGTGGTCATAGGAAAACCCGAAGTGGCCCCTCCCTGATCCCCCACTGCTGTGTTTGCAACCAAAAAACTTTAGTAAATGATGTAACTTGTTTTGTACCTACACAATCTGGCCAGGGAGTATGACTCTACAGTGTCCTTAGAGTCAGTTTATACCCTGATTCTGTAAGTCAACACCAGTCCAAGTCACCCATGACCCTTCAGCTTCTGGGGCCCTGGGCTGGAGCCTCACGGGCTGGACCCAGCACCTGCCATGAATCTTAACAATTAAGAAACACGCACACGCGTGACCCCAAGAAACTCAAGCGACAGCGAAAGCAGATTCTCTTTTCATCTCCCATGTCCTCATCTCCTGTATGCTGAGAGCTGACATGtactccctcccttctcctcccacctctgctTCCGAGTATAAATAACACAGTCAGTGCTTATGATAAAGAGGTTAAAATGCAACTCCTTCCAACTGCCGGTAATGACAATGAGCTTCTGAATTCTAAATGTTTCATGAGCATCAGCGATTTCGCATCTGATTGCTTTTACCTCGGACTCCCAGCTGGAGAGAAGGCCTTACCTAGCTGCCCCCGAGGCTCTAAACAGCAGGGCACACAGCAGCAGCACCGACACCCAGAGCAGGGCGAGGACGAACACGCCGGCCCCTACGCCAAGCACCGTGCCAGCCATGCGGGGGGCGCGGCTGAGCACTGGGCACAGTGCGATGAGCTGGTCCTGCTGTTAGGGGTGCTGCTGGGCTTCTGGGTGTTCCTGGGTTTCCTAGGAGGTCAGACACAGAAAGTCTGAATTCATTCTGGGAAACTTCTGATGATTGATGTGGGAGGAGGAGTCATCAATACAGGTCTTAATAAGTCTCTCTCAGAAACTGACATATCAAGCAGCTAAGAATAAACCCTTGACAgaggatatacaaatggccaatatatatgtgaaaagtgCTCAACttcattagtcattcagttcagttcagttgctcagtcgtgtccaactctttgcgaccccatgaactgcagcacgccaggcctccctgtccatcaccagctcccagagtttacccaaactcatgtccattgagtcaatgatgccatccaaccatctcatcctttatcatccccttctcctcctgctctcaatctttcccaggatcggggtcttttcaaatgaagtcagctcttcacatcagatggccaaagattggagtttcagctttagcatcagtccttccaatgaacacccaggactgatctccattaagatggactggttggatctccttgcagtccaagggactctcgagagtcttctccaacaccacaactcaaaagcatcaattctttggtgctcagctttcttcacaggccaactctcacatccatacatgaccacaggaaaaaccatagccttgactagacggacctttgttggcaaagtaatgtctctgctttttaatatgctgcctaggttggtcataacttccttccaaggagtaagcgtcttttaatttcatggctgcagtcaccatctgcagtgatcttggagcccagaaaaataaagtctgacactgtttccacatctatttcccatgaagtgatgagaccagataccatgatcttcgttttctgaatgttgagctttaagccagctttttcactctcctctttcactttcatcaagaagctctttagatgttcttcactttctgccataaaggtggtgtcatttgcatatctgaggttattgatatttctcccagcaatcttgattccagcttgtgcttcttccagcctacagtttctcatgatgtactctgcatataagttaaatcagtagcatgacaatatacagccttgatgtactccttttcctatttggaactagtctgttgttccatgtccagctctaactgttgcttcctgacctgcatacaagtttctcaagaggcacgtcaggtgatctggtattcccatctccttcattcagttcagttcagctgctcagttgtgtccaactctttgcgaccccatgaatcgcagcatgccaggcctccctgtccatcaccaactcctggagttcacccagactcacatccatcgactcagtgatgccatccagccatctcatcctctggcgtccccttctcctcctgcccccaatccctcccagcatcagagtcttttccagtgagtcaactcttcgcatgagatggccaaagtactcgagtttcagctttagcatcagtccttccaaagaaatcccagggctgatctccttcagaatctcCTTCATTAGGAAATTGCAAATAAAATACAGTACCTCTAGACACctaccagaatggctaaaatgaaaatgatggaCAACTCCAAGTGTTGACAAAAATGTGGTGTAACTGGAAGCCTTGTACTCTGCTGGGAGAGTGTAAGTTCTTACTAGCACTTTGGAGACTCTTTGGCTATATCTAATAAAGCTGAATATGTGAACCCTAGATCCAACTGTTCTCTTCCTGGGTGTGTCTCCAACAGACATGTCATAAGTTCACTAAAAGATGCACAGAAATTCAGGACAGACCTATTAGAAATAGTTACAACCTGAAATGACCTGAATATACATCAATTAAATAGGTAAGTGAGctttctcaggtggcgctagtgttaaagaatcttcctgctaatgcaggagacacagaagacccaggttcgatccctgggtcaggaagatctcctggagtagcaaactgcaacccactccagtattcttgcctggaaaattccatggacagaggagccttgtgggctacagtccttagggttgcaaagagttggtatTATAGATACAACTTATTCACTCATACAATGGAAGAGTAAAAAGAAGCAAGAATGAACAGACTACAACTAATACAACTTATTCACTCATACAATGGAAGAGTAAAAAGAAGCAAGAATGAACAGACTACAACTATATCCAGCATTGTGGGTAAGTTTTGCAAATATTAAGTATAGAAAGCTAGAGGCAAAAGAGTTCACACTGtgtaataacatatatataatgttcAAAAACAGTTCAAACTAATTTGGGGGTAGAAGTCAGGAGTGTGGTTGCCTTGTGACTAAAGGGGCTTCTGGGGTGCTTATGGAATTTTGTTTCTTCAGCTGGGTGTGGGTTACACAGCTTTGTTAATTCTGTTAAACTGTATCTAGCTGTACACTTCTGATTTGCATATTTTTCATTATGTGTCTTTTACTTTTCCAAAAAGGTTTATTTCAAAGAAAGTCTGAAGAGACACACCAGACAAATGTAATATATGGGCCTTGTTTGGTTCCTGACTCAAACAAACCTGTTATACAAAACCTTTTAGGAGATGACTGGAGGAATTTGAACAGTATCTGGGTATTTGACGATGTTAGGGAATCACTgtttaagtgaaaaataatgttttttttttaatgtgatgatGTGGTTATATTACTAAAAGATTACTTTTAatatacaaatacacaaacacacacaacacaaataacagaaaatgatgtctaggaattttataattatctaggacagaggagaaagggatcaatATAAACAAGGCTAGTCCTGAATTCACTGTTGAAGATGGAGTGGTGAATATATCAATTTTCCTGTACTATTTTCTATACTTTTGAATATATTTGAACCTTTTGCAATAAAAGGGTTGTGTGTATGAATAAGTATATACAGGGAAGTAGGAATAAATCCAACAAAAGATGTAAAGATTTTTATGGCAAAAAGTATAAAACTTTattcaaagatatatatatatatatattttaaaggccTGAATAGAGAAATAACCCCTGTTCCTGAATGGATGGGATGGTTTAATATTCAAACTCAATTTTCCTTAAATTATCAGCTCAATGCAATTCTAACCAAAATCTCGAAATAGTTTTTTGTGGAACTTGAAAACCAATCCTAAATTCACATGCAAGAGCAAAAACCCAAGAATAGCAAAAACAATTTTGGGAACTAGGATGGAAAACTCGCCTTTCATGTTACCAACTGCTGCAAGACACATTATAGAACCACGGTAATTAAAACAGTGTGATCGTGGCATAGAGACGCATGGGCCAGtgcaacaaaacagaaagcccagaagcACAGCCACGCATTCAGGAGAACTTTGCACAGGACAGAGTTGGCTTCATAGTCAACGGGTAGAGGGTTTCATAGACAGTGTTGGGATAAGTGATTATCcaatcagaaaataataaaaccagaTCTCTGCTTTATATCATACGCAGCAGCcaattttaaatggaaagttaTTCGTAATAAAACAGCATATGTTTAAATATACAAACGTTCAAGGCTGACTACACTAGAATACATAATGAAGGACCGCACTCAGATGCTCGCACCTAAACTTAGAATCGGCATGAACGCAAGAACTACAAACGCAGGCTGATGCAGGTGTGTTTCACAGCAACTCAAATACCACGGGCTGGGCTGCCTTCACTTATGGGGTTTTCTACAGTGATGAACGACTCTGGTAAGAGTTCCAAACTACAAATAAGTATAATTTCCCCCTGATTTACATTAGAGTTGCATTCCTGGAAATTTTACTATGTTCAACTGTGCCAAAAGATACATTATGCTTATATAAAAATTGGAGTAAGATTCTGGGTTCATATTAGAAATGAGTATCCTGTGAGACACTTGGGATGTTGTGCAGGATGAAGGACAATTCTTCATGGTGAGGGGCTGTCCAGTGTATCACGGGACTTCCAGCAGCCCTAGTCCTGCTCTGTAAACCCCAGGAGTGCCTCCAAAATCACACTAATAACTAAAGGTGCCCTCACAAACTCCAAAATGACCAAacggagagttcagttcagtcgctcagtcgtgtccgactctttgtgaccccatgaattgcagcacaccaggcctccctgtccatcaccaattcccggagtccacccaaacccatgtccatcgagtcggtgatgccatccaaccatctcatcctttgtcatccctttttcctcctaccctccatctttcccagcatcagggtcttttcaaatgagtcagctcttcgcatcaggtggccaaagtattggagtttcagctttagcatcagtccttccaatgaacactcaggactgatctcctttaggatggtctggttggatctccttgcagtccaagggactctcaagagtcttcttcaacaccacacttcaaaagcatcattcttcggtgctcagctctctttatagtctgactctcacatccatacacgaccactggaaaaaccatagccttgactagacagacctttgttggcaaagtaatgtctctgcttttcaatatgctgtctaggctggtcataactttccttccaaggagtaagtgtcttttaatttcatggctgcaatcaccatctgcagtgatcttggagcccagaaaaataaagtctgccaccatttccactgtctccccatctatttgccatgaagtgatgagaccagatgccatgatcttagttttctgaatgttgagctttaagccaactttttcactctctctttcattttcatcaagaggctctttagttcttcttcactttctgccataagagtggtgtcatctgcatatatgagattattgatatttctcctggaaatcttgactccagcttgtgcttcctccagcccagcgtttctcatgatgtactctacatataagtgcCACCCCCTTAAAGAACCATGTGgaggtttaatcactaagtcacatttgactcttgcaaccccatggactatagcctgccaggatcctctgtccatgggattctctaggcaagaactggagtgggttgccatttccttcttcaggggatcttcccgacccagggattgaacccgggtctcctgcattgcaggcagtctttcCCAACtaagctatgagagaagcccaagCCTAGATCAATAAACTCTGGCATAAAGAGATGTGAACAAAGGTGTTCATGATAGCAAAACATCTGAGAaaatctaaatgcccatcagtAAGGGGATGGGTATTATATACTCATGACAACTTAAAATCAATGAACTTGAGCTAGCTGTACTGACATGAATGTATCtactaggttggccaaaaagtgtgttccataacatcttatggaaaaacccaaatgatctTTTTGGTcaaccaaaaaaaacccaatatcGAGTCtaaaagcaagttgcagaatGAAGCCCACAATACTATACtatttgtatctttaaaattaaaaaaaatacctaaatCATTATATATTTTGAGATATACAGTAAACATAAAACCATGGGCATAAATGGCGCAAAACAATTTCAGGAGATTGTATGtctctggggagggaggaaggaaggagaatggGGCCAGGAAAGAGAACAAAGGGATCTGAACTAAATCTGTGATGGTttgtttcttgaaaataaaaaacttaagcagatgagagaaaaaaagttaATGTTTATTAATCTAGTTGTTTGTGTATAGGTCTTTGTTATAATTTCCAGGGCAATATtaactatttttgaaatttttgagataaatattaatttctaaaaAGGTAATTGGTAGCAGGGTACATATGAGCTGAGATCAGAGAATAGAGACTAGTGACCAGTTAGGAGACTATTGCAATTCTCCAGATAAGAGATGAGGCAGGTCTGGGCTTCATCTTAGCTATGGAAATGGGAAGGGGCTTAGGAAGGTGGCATTAGAGGTGACTCAGGTTTCCTGCTTGGTTGACAGTACTGCCCTTAGCAAGAGAACTAGTTAAGTGTAGTTGCTGCTGTTTTGGATATTATGTAAATTACCTGTAAGACTTGTACCAACTCTAACACCTAGAATACAGAGCAAATAGTAGTTGAAGCTGGTATTATTAGAAATATTGCCCTTCACTCCTCCAGAGAAACATGAAAGTTCATTTGACATTGGGTTCTGTACACGGTACAGCTTTAAAGTATTGAGATGAATATCCCCAACCTCTTATAAGAATGAAGTTTGTCATTTTACAACCAAACCATACATTTTCTTACTAAGCATAGAAAGGCAGGGCTGGATAAAGTACAGAATGTTTTTGTGGGGAAAGGGTGAACATCTACTCATTTTATCTTGTTAACTGAGTGTGGGCATAATGCTTGTGATTATTTCCCTTATTGGAATAGCTAAATTATTGAGTAAAgcttgataaaaaaaataaaataaaaagaattttccaggcaagaatatgggagtgggttaccatttccttctccaagggatcttcccaatccactgatcgaactggtgtctcctgtgtctcctgcattggcaggtggactctttaccactgtgccacctgggaagccttttaatTAATATACAAGGCTTTTTCAACCCTCTTCtgagaattgggcttccctggtggttagccATCttcctcagatggtaaaaaatctgcctgcaatgcagaagacccaggttcaatccatgggtcgggaagatcccctggggaatggaatggctacccattctccagtattcttgcctggagaattccatggacagaggaacctgagagttacagtccataaggtcgcaaagagtcagacatgacttagtgatggaGCATGcaggcactatggaaaacagtatggagattcctcaaaaaattaagaatacaaCTACCAAAAACCCCAGGTATCCCATTTCTGGGCATTTATCCAAAGAACATGAAAAcaccaatttgaaaagatatatgtgaCTCTGTGTTCaccacagcattatttacaatatctaaaatatggaaacaacttcagtgcccatcaacaggtgaatggataaagaagttgggtgtgtatatatatatatatatagagagagagagagagagagagagacagagagagagagagagatactcgtgaagtaaaagtgttagtcacttaatcgtgtccaactctttgggaccctgtggactgtagccctccaggttcttctgtccatggaattctccaggccaagaatattggagtgggtagccattcctttctgcaggggatcttctcaacccagggatcaaacctgggtctccctcattgagggcagattctttaccatttgagccaccaatatatatacatatataaaatggaacacTATTGAAccattaaaaaagatgaaatcttgaaagtggagaaagacaaataccacataatTTCACTCATActaggaataaacaaacaaaaatgaacaaagcaaaCCAAAACAAGAGGGAGATCCAGAGAACAGAGCAGTGGTTATCACAGGAGAATACGGGGAGGATAAAAAATGGCTAAAGGGGATCAACTGTAGGGTGATTGatagaaactaaatttttggtggtaAGCATGCTGTAGAGATGGAAATAcaatgttgtacacatgaaatatacaatgttataaaccaatACCTCAATAAAAAGTCAGTCTTAAAGAAAAGCGAAAAGAATGGGTTACAGTAGTGAACGGTTTTTCTGGGggattccttttcattttcctttatagcTGTTCCAAGTCTTCAAAAATAATTGGGTGGGAGAGGGTGAACTTTCAcacttttttctactttaaacACTTCAATAtggtttgaattttaaaatattaggatAATGCCTCTACTCTTGTAATGAAATCAAATGAAAGTCTGGGAAAAAATCAATTGCCATACTACCAAAATAACACCGATATGACACCATCTCTTCACGTGATGATAGAAAAGGAAGATCAGTGGATCCAGATTACATCCTTCCACCCTTTTTCCTGGGTGCTGTTGCGATTTGAAAGTGCGCAACCACAGCCTGTCCGTCATCCACACCACCCGGGGGCCCCCAGCAGGCAGCCCTACAGTGCTGGAGAGTGAACAATTTCCCTGCCCAGTCGCTGATTCAAACCGGCAACAGGAAAACAGTGCCCCCCAGGTCTCATCTTCAGAATGTTCGCCTGGCCACTTCCCAGAAGTTGGGAGAGAAATTTGGGTTTTGATCACAAGATTTCCCCCAATTCAGCATCTACTGGCCGCCGGACCTCGGGTGGAGATTAGCGATGATGATAGTCTGAGAGGTCCCTGCCCCGCCATCGCTCCCAGCCTTATTCCAGCCCCCCGTCAGCCACAATCCCCTAccattctctctcctctcttcagCCGCCCCTATTTTCCTCACCTCCAACCCGCTCACCTGGCTTCGCATCTCCCAGGTCCCACACTCTCAGCCCAGCCAGTTTCCGCCCACAGGGGCTTGGGTCTACTCAGGACGAATCACAAGTGGGCTTTCATCTAGGAGATTCTGGATTGGCTAATCAGCGCCACTCTTTTAACTCCCGAATTTCCCCTTATTTGCTTACGCCTCCGCGGCTCCAGGCAACAGGGAGCGTGGTGGGTGGGCACGTCGCCCTCCGTTACGCTCTCTGATTGGTCGATGGCTGCTGGGACAGGCCTCAAGTTCGATTGGATAGAGGTCGTCCGGGCTCCCCGCGCTCGCCCCACCCCGTTGTCAATCACACCATCCCTTAAGTAACCCACGGGACCATTGGTCAGTCCCGCCGGAGGGCGGGTTGTTGGGCGGAAGAGATCGGCTTATAACGCCTTCCGCGCTGTTACCATGGAGACAGCACAGCTGGTGTGAGGCCCAGAGTCCAGGCAACCCCTTAGCGCCTGTTTCGGAGTCTAGTGGGTAACACAGTTCAAGTCCTACTGGCTTCGTGGACCAAAGGACTTGGGATCAAGTCAAATTAGGCCTCAGAGAGTGGGTCAGACCCAGTCACTAAGGATTCCTGAGAAACATCTTGGAGAAAACTGAGTTCCTAAAGCACTGATTCTGTAATAACGTCACGTTTTCATTTGTCCTCATCTCACTTTATTGTATTTAGCATTATTCTAATGTTAGCCTTAGGACTTACACTATGGCAAGGATCATCCTATTACTCACGGGGCAGACTGGGAAAGAGAAGTCAGGGTCAAGTCAAGTAAATCTTCTGTAGCTATGCCTCCTGGCATTTGGGAATGGAGATGGTCCATGCTTTTAGCAAACTGCTCTTGCCTAACTGCAAACTAAAACTTTTCAAGATTTTATCCTGAGGTTATAGTGTGTAGACTAAAAGATCCGTAAATCAGGCCAACCAAAGGAAATAAGATAAAGAATGCATGTTCCACTGCTGAATCAGGAAGGGTGGACAGACAAAAAAACATACCAAataggacttagcagcagcagcggcagccctATTCGAACCTTTGACCTTACACAAAATGCTGAAGCATCTCGAAGCACACTATTCAATCCTGGAACACTCAGTCTCTGATTTAGGGGGTTCAGCTCCCCAACCACAACTTTATGAGTGAAATGGAAGAAGATTGTTGAAGTCCATTGAAAGTACATCTCACATTTATTCTGCTCTCAAGGTTTCATTTGCAGTCATGTGTACTGATTGATGATTTTTTTGTGTTTAACAACTTATGTTCACTTGGCCCAATGAGGAGTTCTGTGATTAAGAAAGCCATTATTTTGATAATTCATCTCCTTGGAAGTGTTTGTTAACTGTAGCTAAGCACTAGAGACTTTGAGGATACAAAAGAAATAGGATGTGTGACTCCTGCCTTAATAGTTTGTGGTTTGTTAATGTCAACTGTGTATGAAACAATTAGGAAGCACTCTAAAGCAAGATATGAGAAATGCCAAACTTTATTTATAGTTAATTTCTCCAAAAGATAGTAATACTACTATcctaatattaatagtaatattaCATATCTGCAGGAGCTTTGCAGCTTTTAGAGCACTCCTTCGGTTGTTTCAGCGGTCCTCAACTTTGTg is part of the Bos javanicus breed banteng chromosome 29, ARS-OSU_banteng_1.0, whole genome shotgun sequence genome and harbors:
- the TMEM218 gene encoding transmembrane protein 218, with translation MAGTVLGVGAGVFVLALLWVSVLLLCALLFRASGAARFSVIFVFLGALIVTAILLLFPRASDAPAPEAEMKIVDAFFIGRYVLLAFLTAVFLGSLFLVLIHHILEPIYAKPLRSY